In Afipia carboxidovorans OM5, the sequence GCGCCAAGCCGAGCCGCCTCGCAGGTTAGTTCAACGGTGCGCTGGGTGTCGTTTGTCCCCGAGCCGGCGATCACCGGCACACGGCCATTGGAAACCTCGACGCACAACCGGACCACCGCCGCCCATTCCGGATGAGACAGGGTCGGCGCCTCGCCCGTGGTGCCGCAGGCGACAAGCCCCCGTACGCCCTGGTCGATCTGCCAGTTGGCGAGCTCCGCCAAGGCGTCGAAATCGATAGCCTCACCCCTAAACGGAGTGACAAGTGCGGTCATCAGACCGCCGAATAACGGAGAGTCGCCTCTGGGCGTCATGCTGCCTGTTCTCCATCTTTCGAGAGTTCTTTTGGCCGCTCTCGGCGACGACCGAGGGAGCTTAGCAACGCGATCATCAGGGCAGCCGCCAAGTCATCGTGTCGGCCTGCGCACCTGCGCAAATTACCGCGATCGTTCCACGCCACGCGACAACGCCAACGATCTCCTGACCGCTCCATCGACCAAGGCTGCCGTGTTGGCTGCAGATGAGCTCCGAGTTCGATCACCGCTTCAAGCAAGGCATTCGCTTCGAGCAGATCCCGGAGCCGGCGGTGCCGTCGAAACTGCGGCTGGTCTTCGCGCTCCTCGATAATCCTCACCGCCAGCCAGATGTGGTACTCCTTGATGACCCTGGCCATTTCCAACTGCGTCCTCAGGCTTGGCAACTCAGCCAGACGGCTTTCACCGATAGCGCGCCTTCGGTCGTCGAGTTGGAGGGCGGGAGCAGCAGGGCTTGTCATACCGCTCTCAGAAAAACTATGGCGACGACTTGCACAGCGGCACAGCTCGCCGCAAACATCAGGAGCAGGTATTCCGATCTACGGCGTCGCTCGCGTTTAGTGAACTTCGGTTTCGACCGCGGCAACCGGGGGTGAGCAGGACGGCCTGCAACTCTGCATTCAACCGCCATTGCTGAGCACCAGATAGATGCTGGGGCCTGCGGCAGCAAGAACAGCGCAACCGGCGATCACCACCAGAACGATGATCTCCACGCCGCAGCGGATGAGGTGTCGGGAGACTTGGCGCTTGCTTGGTACAGCCTGGCTCAATTTTCGCCCTCACTTGGGTCAACCTGGCGCGGTTCGCGCCGTCGACTAAGGTTCATCATCTCCAGGCAGAAGCGGCCGTCTGACAGTTGCAGAAAGAGACGATAGCAGCCGTAACTCTCGCCTATCAGCCTCGCGGCACCGACCGCATCATTGCGCGTGGGGTGGCACCACTCGGAGTCTTCACCTTCAAGATGCACAGTCCAGTGATCATCATAGTTCCGATAGACCCAGAGAACGGGCAGGACCGGATACACAGTCGCTGTGGCCTGAGGAGCCTCCAATTTCGATATGATCCGTTCTAAACCCATGTTTCACCTAAGTCCGCAGAGCATCTGCGGAGCCGGCGGCTCCGCATTTCCGCCCGCGCCCGTCCTAGAAAAGCACCCCAGCTTCAAACATCCCGCGAACCTGGTCGCGCTTGTCGAAATTGGACCCAAAGCCGTAGCCTTCGGTGACCCGGTCAATGCGGGTGTACGAGAGCTCGGTGCGCGCGAAGAAGATCCCGCGCTGGTAGGTCGGCGTCACCGTCAGCGACCACGCCCTGCTTTTCGGCCCGTAGAACAGATTAGTGGGGGCGCAGTCTGCGGCGACGCCGCAATCTCCTCCGCTTGAAGCGATGTACTCGGCGCGTCCAGCGATCGAGAAATTCTCATCGATGGCATATCGAGCCAACAGCGCGCCGCCGAATGTTTCGGCCGAGCGATCAATCCCGATGTCCCTGTTCGAGCGGACCGTTGTGTATTGCAGGTAGGGCTGGAGCGTCAGCGGGCCGTTGACATAGGTGTAGATCACATTGAAGATGCTGCTGTTGTTCTGCGCCAAAGGCGTCGCCGCGCCGGTCTTGCCGGACTCTGCAAAACTGCCTGCGGCGACCAGCGTGATCGTGCTCGACGGCGTCGCCGCATAAGACAACAGACCGGATACCCAGTTGTAATTCCCTGAGTAGAAACCATCGTTGACCGACACGGAGGCGTTCAGCGGTCCATTGCTATAGTTCACCTGAACACCGCGGCTAATGGCCGGCTCCTGGTTCCAGAGCAGTCCGCGCGCGATATTCATATTCTGGAACGTGAAGGTCGATTCCGCACCGATCAACGTCGGCAGCAAACCGGCCTGAATCGAGAAGTTCGGCGACAGCTCGAGCTTGCCATAAGCAACCGGCACGGGCCCGTATAACTGGTCGGTCACGTCGGTTGCGCGGGTGTAGGCCGAGCCCAACGCGGGCAGTGAGTAGACGCCGCCCTGGACGAAGAACGTCAAAGGCGCCCCGGTCGTCTGCACCTGTATTTGGGCATTGCCGACATCGACGAGGGGATCCCTCGTCTGGGGATCGACGCCCGGAATGCCGTTCGTCTGCGCATTGCCGATGCCTGTGAGCTGGCCGGTGATATGAAGACGACCAAACATGCCTGCATCCGTACTCATCGGATGGGGGTTAGGGCGCAGAGGACCACCAAAACTCGGCGCGCTCAGGGGTTCCGCCGCTGCTTGGCCAAGACCCATCATCGAACCGGCCATGATCGCGACCGCGCCGACCGCGCTCCGGGAAAGCACCCGCCGGTGTCCTGAACCCGATCTCGGTGAACGAGCGCCCTCCCAGGCTCCTGGGAAGGCGGGCGGGAGGGACGGTTTAAGCGGCTTCATGCCTTCAGATCCTTCCGGTTTGGCGGGATCATCAAGCTAGATAGAGCCGCATATTATTTCGACGGGAGCTCAGCCGCGCTGCGATAGTATTTTCATAAGAAAAGCTCCGACAAAAATATACGCACTCATATAGCCGGATTTTTATTTGACTGAGCACGACTTTGCGCCCTCTCTCGCGCGGGAGTGTGCTTCTATGATTGACCAGAATCTCGATTATCTCGCTAACTTGCTTTGCCGAAACCGTCGGCAGGGACTAACCTCAGACATCCCTTTCGATCTGCTTCGAAGCGAAGACGATGCTTGGGCGGTGCAGTCAGCAGCAATCTCAGCCTTCGCCAATGACGCGGTAGGCTACGCCCTCATAGGGACTTGCCCGGCCATTCGCGGCTCGCTTGGCCTTGCTAGTCCGATCTACTGCCCGATTCCTGTGGGAACAGTGCTTCAAGACTCCCACGGGCCGTTCCGGCTTCCCCAAGGTTTCATCGGGGCACAATGCGAAATCGTCTTTACGATAGGAGGTCCCTTGGGGGCGGACCATTGGCCCATCACTCGCGATCAATTTTGCAAGGCGATCCTGAGCTACCAACCGGCTATCGGTCTTGTCGGGCGACGTGGTCACCTGACTGGGCAACCACACCTGGCCGCCATCGCGGACTATGCGTTCCATGTTTCGACGATCGTCGACAGATATCATGAGCCAACAGGCCTGGACGCCATGGACAGGATCGACATGCGAGCGTCGATCAACAACGTTCCGGTGTTTCAGTCGGCATCGGGAGAGGGGCTGGTTGATCCGATCAACTCTGCGCTCTGGCTCGTGAATGACCTGATCGCTAGAAGCAATTATCTCAGTGCCGGCGATATCGTAGCAACCGGATCGATCATCCCGATGCTGCTGCAAATCCTTCCTGGTCAGGAACTGAAGGTTGAGTTGTCAGGCGTAGGCGACGCAGCCGCAAGCTTTCTTTGAGCCAACAGATTTAGCCGATCAAACGGCCAGTTGATGACCACTGAAAATGTAGAGACCTAACGCCGTCGCCGCCAACCATAGAGCTTCATCCCAATAGGTGAAGCTGGTCTTGCCGAGTCGTTCGCCGCGATGAACTGCGTAAGCGACGGCCATTACGCCGTATATGCCGGTCCACAACGCAAAGGTTGCAAGGAAATTTTCGCTCTTCAGAATGTAAGCGATTGCCGCAGCGACGACCAGCTTGATGCAATAGCGTCCAACGTGCTCTCGCGACTGCTCGTCTAACCGCATAACACGCTAGGATCGTTATTTAGATCAGGCCGAAGACGAGAGTCAGCCGGTAGCCAACATACCCGACGCCGATCGCCGTAATTGCAAGGACAAGCAACAAGCCAAGCCCACCCCCACCTGGCTCGTTCTGAGGGCGCGGCGCCTCGTTCTGATTCTTCCTGCCCCAATCATTCCCAGCCATTTCCGATGAGCGCTCTCTCGGCGCTCCAGTGCGCAGCCATTTCTAGGGTGTCACTGCATAGGAATTCGAGAGGGATAACCTTCAGGCTATATAGTCAAATTTTATACGCGGACGCTCTCAACGATAAACCCAGGCCGGCGCCGATGACGGGCAGCAACCGCTTTAGCTGCCATTGGCCCACAAGCTGCGACCTAAAGACTTGCATGTAAGAGACGATAACCTGTTGAGCGTTGGATGCCCCGATTCATATCCGTCTTTCTGTCCCGTCTCCGGCGATATGGCTTGGGAGGAGAGTGTACGTTGGGCTCGCCGCTCCTTTGATGGCCAGGACGCGGCGGACGCCGTGATTGGCTGGCCGAGAGCGGAACGGCTCTCGCGTCGTTGGACAAATCAAGAGAGTGGCCAGATGGTGCCATTTCTGCGGGGACGGCAAGCGTCAGCGCGAACCGGCCCGGCAGAACCTTCTGGCAATCGAAAACGACACGTGGGTCAATCGCTGCACCTCATGCCGCCTTTCGCGTGCCTGAATTACCCCGGTCGGCCGCAAGCTCGCGTTCGAGCGCCAGCAGCGCCTGCTCGACCTCGTCGAGGCGCGACGGCCGGTTGTTCTCAGGCATCCCTTCATTGGTTGCCTGGTCGATCAGGTATTCGGTCCAAGCCCAGTTCATCAGGATCGACCGTTTGGCTTCCACCGTTAGCGTAGGATCGCCGACCACGCCCATGGCGATGGCCAACTCTCCGGACCGGACCGGTCGTTTCGATTCGCTGCGTCGTCGAGGACGTGCCCGTATCTTTCCTGAAGGGCAGCCAGCCCTAGTCGATCCAGCGTCGCGTCTGAGAACGAGTGCTTCGACCTCTCCACTCGCGGAGGCTTTTCATTGACGCGGCGACTGCTGGCGTTGCCGATTTGCCCGGTCGGCCTTTGGACAATATAAGTAAGCCCCTGCCGCTCGGCGTAGCGGATGGCCGATTCCGGTGTCGGGAAGGCTAGCTCGACCTGGGTCAGCGTATCGTCGCCGCCGGTATAGCCCATCAGCGGTTCAATGAAGGGCGCTGTGCGCCGCTCGAAGATCAGCCGCCAGCCCTTCGTGCGGGCCTTGCCGGAGGTCGTCACCGCGCGGGACGGCTTGTAGATGCGCGCAACCGCGTCATCCGGGAATACTGAGCGCCCCATCGAAAGGGGCTTGTGCCGGTTGTCGTTCGACGGCCACGCTTGCGAAATTGAATTTCCAGTTGATCTGCTGATCTGTCTCGTCATCTCCATTGTTCATCCCTCCCTCTCTGGCGATGCAGCCGACGGCGGCCAGATGGCCCGCCGCCGGCGCCTGCCATGCGTCAACTCTTGATGGCGATGCGCTTGACCTGCGACTGCGCCTCTTCGCTCTTGGGCAAGGTCACGGTCAGCACGCCGTTTTTGAACCGCGCGTCGACTTGGTCGTCCTTGACCTCGTAGCCGAGCGGGATACGACGCTCGAAGCGGCCATAGAAACGCTCGGTGAAATGCCTGTCTTTGTCCTCCGTTTCGGAGCGCTTCTCGCCCTTCAACGTCAGCACGCCATCGTGGAGCAGGACTTCGATGTCCTTCTCTTCCAAGCCGGGCACTTCGGCGGTCACTTTGATCTCCTTCTCGCCGTCGGAGATCTCCACGCTCGGCCAACCGCCGCTGAAGGCGGACGCGCTAACGAGAGAGGGTAGGTTCGGCCCGAAGCCGCGGAAGACGTCGTCGAACAGCCTGTTCACCTCGCGATGCAACGAGAGAAACGGATCACGTTCGCCCTCGCGCAAGATACTGGGAACCTGATTGCCGTTGCTGCGGCCCCAGGGGATCAGATCACGGACACTCATTATTCTTCTCCTTTCTGTTCGTTCGACTGACAATGCTTTCCCGTCGGCGCCGGGAAGTGCCCGGCGCCTTGCGCAAATTACGCTGGGAGAGCTACCTCAGGCGGCCTGCTTGTCGGCCTCGATCTGCCTGGTCCCAACCTTGGGCAGCGCCTCGCCGGCCGCAATCT encodes:
- a CDS encoding porin — its product is MLSRSAVGAVAIMAGSMMGLGQAAAEPLSAPSFGGPLRPNPHPMSTDAGMFGRLHITGQLTGIGNAQTNGIPGVDPQTRDPLVDVGNAQIQVQTTGAPLTFFVQGGVYSLPALGSAYTRATDVTDQLYGPVPVAYGKLELSPNFSIQAGLLPTLIGAESTFTFQNMNIARGLLWNQEPAISRGVQVNYSNGPLNASVSVNDGFYSGNYNWVSGLLSYAATPSSTITLVAAGSFAESGKTGAATPLAQNNSSIFNVIYTYVNGPLTLQPYLQYTTVRSNRDIGIDRSAETFGGALLARYAIDENFSIAGRAEYIASSGGDCGVAADCAPTNLFYGPKSRAWSLTVTPTYQRGIFFARTELSYTRIDRVTEGYGFGSNFDKRDQVRGMFEAGVLF
- a CDS encoding Hsp20/alpha crystallin family protein yields the protein MSVRDLIPWGRSNGNQVPSILREGERDPFLSLHREVNRLFDDVFRGFGPNLPSLVSASAFSGGWPSVEISDGEKEIKVTAEVPGLEEKDIEVLLHDGVLTLKGEKRSETEDKDRHFTERFYGRFERRIPLGYEVKDDQVDARFKNGVLTVTLPKSEEAQSQVKRIAIKS
- a CDS encoding 2-keto-4-pentenoate hydratase, producing MIDQNLDYLANLLCRNRRQGLTSDIPFDLLRSEDDAWAVQSAAISAFANDAVGYALIGTCPAIRGSLGLASPIYCPIPVGTVLQDSHGPFRLPQGFIGAQCEIVFTIGGPLGADHWPITRDQFCKAILSYQPAIGLVGRRGHLTGQPHLAAIADYAFHVSTIVDRYHEPTGLDAMDRIDMRASINNVPVFQSASGEGLVDPINSALWLVNDLIARSNYLSAGDIVATGSIIPMLLQILPGQELKVELSGVGDAAASFL